Genomic DNA from Acomys russatus chromosome 24, mAcoRus1.1, whole genome shotgun sequence:
AAATTAATGGGTGACAACAAATAACACAGCTTATTTTACTGATAAGAACTGAAGTAAGGCCACTAGAAGTGAGAACTTtgatataaagataaaatatacaataaagtatTGAGaagtagaataaaaagaagataaacataGTAAGTAGgggattaaataaattttaaaagatatgagAAATATTCCTAatgattattaaaatgtattttacactTATCACAGCCTTCTTTATCACAGACTTCACCAACTGTTAATacatcttgttttatgttgagaaaAATCACGTAATGTTTATGGCAGTATGATTTGATCAAACAAGTGATTATTTTTTCATACccaggtaaaagaaatatataaatttattccATTGACCTACACACAAAGATATGAAGTGTAAGTCATCAGTAAAAGAGAATGAGTCAACAAAAATCTCAAGAGGTGTGCTATCTCTATTGTAACAGAGGGTCACATTAATCATGCTACCAGATTGAGGTTAGTTACATACTTCATTTTAGCTGTAAAATGACATAGTTAAAAGGaaattttgtattttcactttcattcatGATACtcaatcatatttttatattttccaccTTTATCCTCTGAATCAGCCCCAGTTATAACCAAATGAACTGCTTAAAACTTATACTCCTCatgaataactaaaacaaaagtCCTTACTAACAAATcacatatatgttttaattttccttgttTACATGAAGAAAGGATTTTTGTTTCcttaatatgaaataatttattttcttctccagtCTTTTCCCATTTTTAGTTCCTAGCAAATAGGGAGTTGCTCTTCCCTGTTTAATGAAGAATTTACTACGCAAACAGAAGAAAGCCATTGTAaacctttgaaaaaaattttaaatttttcttaaagcaCTTTTGGGCCACTGAGATGCTTGACTTTTCTAACCTGTCAGAAGATGGAAGCCTCAATTCAGGAAAAATGCCCTTAGAGTTCTTCAAGGGCCGCTCAAAATTATAAAATCCATATGATCTAAAAAGTAAGTAACAATGTAATATTTATAgaatagattaaaaacaacataGCATTGTGGATAAATGATAACTGGCTTGATGGACCAAATCTAGTAATTTTGATTACATTTTAAGTGGTATGAAATGGTATTGCGTTTAAGTGATTTTTCTGACATGATTTTATGACTAAAAGAaatctcatttaatattttttgacaTCAACATGTGCTTTATTGTCATAAAATTGTACTTAATAGGTAAAATTCAAAggtcatacacacatgcatatgtgtatgtgtgcagttgcatgcacacacacacatataaaatatgttttcagttaCGGTGTTTTTTATCAGGTGCTACTGTCTATATTCTagacttaaaagaaaaacctatGTGACTGAAgatcaaaatgaatgaaaataggaCCAATCAGAAGTCAATACAAGTAAGATTGCAGTTGAAGTAGAATTATCACGAATGAGAACGGACCACCTCTTGTTCTCAACGGACCCTCACTGAAGTCTACCTGATCTCAGTCTCAGCTTGCTGATTTAAATTACTCTCTCTTTCATTCTAATTTCCTCAATAAAGGAGCATGGTGCTTAATTTGGAAAACCAGAGTACGGTGACCACATTCATACTTTTTGGTTTCTCAGAATACCCATACCTACACCGTCctctgtttctcttgttttttacCATCTACACAGTTACTCTGATAGGTAACATGGGCATAATCGTGGTCAGAAGGATCAATCCCAAgctccacacacccatgtacttttttctgagccatctttcattTTTGGATATTTGTTATTCCAGTGTATTTACACCTAAACTGTTAGAAATCTTGATCGTGGAAGACAGGACTATCTCTTTTAAAGGATGCatgacacagtttttttttatttgtgcatttgtGATTACAGAAATGTTCATGTTAGCAGTCATGGCCTATGACAGGTTTGTAGCTGTTTGTAACCCTCTACTCTACACGGTTTCAATGTCACCTAAGCTCTGTGGTTTCCTTGTggctggaacatatatgtggggtGTACTCTGTTCCTCTACTATAACATACTCTCTTCTGCAACTCTCCTACTGTGGACCTAACATCATTAATCACTTTGGCTGTGAGTACTCTGCCATTCTCTCTTTGTCCTGCTCTGACCCAACATTCAGCCAAGTGATATGTTTAGTCATTTCCATATTCAATGAGACTTGCAGCCTCCTCATCATCCTGGCCTCCTATGTCTTTATAGTTGTCACAATCATCAGGATGCCTTCTAAGGGTGGACTCCAAAAGGCATTCTCCACTTGCTCCTCCCACCTGACTGCCATCAGCATCTTCCACGGGATCATTCTTCTTCTCTACTGTGTGCCCAACTCCAAAAACTCCTGGCTCGTGGTCAAAGTGGCAACCGTGCTCTTCACTGTGATGATCCCCATGCTGAACCCGCTCATCTACAGCCTTAGGAACAAAGATGTGAAGGGGACAGTCAGAAGTCTCCTGAGCTTAAAACTTCATTCTAGTGCAACGTGATACAAGCATGTACTCTAGtttttatatgcatacatatttatgttatataagGTGGTTATACcttaataataagtaaaattacGATTACTTTTATTTcagttatataatataaatacttaaacatgtatatatgctttttctttaatatacagGATTTCACCTTGGTAATAGCATATTTCTTTGCACAGATATAATGTATTCATCTTAATTACATTTAGTTTctatatcaaatatttaaaaaaattttcttctGAACACATGATCAACTATTTCTACCTATTTTAtgctttaatttgatttttgttcaATAAATAATGCAAACAAAAGATATAATCACTTTATATTTTACAAACTGAATTACTGGTAACTATTTTTGAATTAGTGGTTTTGGTAATACATAGCTAAAATTCCAtcttaatgtaatattttatataaaatcttGTTTTACAGTATGAAAATACTGTCTTAATTTAAACAAGTATGCATTGAAAATATTAGCTA
This window encodes:
- the LOC127207318 gene encoding olfactory receptor 1165 is translated as MVLNLENQSTVTTFILFGFSEYPYLHRPLFLLFFTIYTVTLIGNMGIIVVRRINPKLHTPMYFFLSHLSFLDICYSSVFTPKLLEILIVEDRTISFKGCMTQFFFICAFVITEMFMLAVMAYDRFVAVCNPLLYTVSMSPKLCGFLVAGTYMWGVLCSSTITYSLLQLSYCGPNIINHFGCEYSAILSLSCSDPTFSQVICLVISIFNETCSLLIILASYVFIVVTIIRMPSKGGLQKAFSTCSSHLTAISIFHGIILLLYCVPNSKNSWLVVKVATVLFTVMIPMLNPLIYSLRNKDVKGTVRSLLSLKLHSSAT